From Flavobacteriales bacterium:
CATCCCAGAGGTCTGGCATATCTGCCATCATCCCAATTAACTCTTGTGCCTGAGATTTATTCCAATCGTCTTCGTGGTCTCCAAGCTCACTTACTGGAAGTCTCAATGCGATTGCACATTTGTCTCCAATGGCATTTTTAGTATCTGCTACTAGCTCCATTAATAATCTCGCACGATTTGCCATCTCGCCACCATACTCATCTGTACGATCGTTAATTCGCTTATTTAAAAATGCCCAAGCAATACTTTCTGAATAACAGTACACAATATCGAATCCTGCTGCTTTAGCTCTGTAGGCGGCTTGTTTGTGCCATCTTCGAACGTTTAGGATATCTTGCAAAAACACAAGACATCTCTTTTGACAACATGAAGCGTGCGATCATTTTTGGTTCCGCAATGGCGTCATTTTGTGTGGAGAAATTTGGAACGGAAAATGTTATCGACCTAAAAGATGAACAAGTGAACAAACGTGTTCAGGAGTTTATTGACTTGGCGCAGTTTGATATTGAGTTGGTGTAATACGGAGGAATTAAACGTCTAAAACTTTCTTTTGAACCAATTTTCAACTTCGACAGGATTGGGATGGCCGCACACAGAATACATACCCCCCCTGCGACATTAAATCAGAGTCGAAAGGATTCAAAATGAATCATTAGTAAAGGCTGGAAAGCTCCAAGCTTGCCTTGGAGATCATTCGACTGACTTATGATTTATAAAGAATCTTGAAGAAAATGATTTTAAGTCTTGATTTTTTGTTTCTTTTTTATCAAGAAAAAAGATATTGAAATTTATTTTACTACTTCCATGCACACATTTCGACAAGCTCAATGTGACAGCGCTACATATCTCATTCTTTAATTTGGCTGAAAGGCTGTGTCAATTCAAGTGTTACGAGAACTAGTTTGTAATATGAATTAAATAATGAAGGAGTGGTGGTTTATTTGCCGCTCGTTGAAATAGCGGAGTTGTACATATCCGCAGAGGTCGTCCAATTCACTACATTCCACCATGCTTTTACATAATCACCACGTCTGTTTTGATTTTTGAGGTAATAGGCATGTTCCCATACATCTAAGGCGAGTATCGGCGTTCCTTTTACTTTAATGCTATCCAACTGCATAAGAGGATTGTCTTGGTTAGGTGTTGAGGTGATAACGAGCTTTTGGTCATTAACAACCAACCATACCCATCCAGAACCAAAACGCTTTTTAGCAGCCGCAGCAAATTGTATTTTGAATTCCGCAAAGGAGCCAAAAGTTGAATTGATGGCATCAGCCAATGGTCCTTTCGGCTCTCCACCACCATCTGGTTTCATGAAGGTCCAAAACAAGGTATGGTTATAATGGCCACCTGCATTGTTTCTAACTGCAGTAGGTAATTTTTGAATGTGTTTAAAAATGCTTGAAAAGGTTTTATAGCCTTCCAAAAGAGA
This genomic window contains:
- a CDS encoding superoxide dismutase; the encoded protein is DPPTRFLQDEEDFFFLPELPYAHKALEPHIDTLTMEIHHGKHHQGYVNKLNKALKPIDASLLEGYKTFSSIFKHIQKLPTAVRNNAGGHYNHTLFWTFMKPDGGGEPKGPLADAINSTFGSFAEFKIQFAAAAKKRFGSGWVWLVVNDQKLVITSTPNQDNPLMQLDSIKVKGTPILALDVWEHAYYLKNQNRRGDYVKAWWNVVNWTTSADMYNSAISTSGK